One stretch of Cedecea neteri DNA includes these proteins:
- a CDS encoding quinone oxidoreductase, with translation MATRIEFSQHGGPEVLKAVEFTPKDPAENEVQVENKAIGINYIDTYIRSGLYPPPALPSGLGTEAAGVISKVGSGVTHLKVGDRVVYAQSGLGAYSSVHNAPADKVAKLPDAISFEQAAASFLKGLTVFYLLRKTYEVKANEIFLFHAAAGGVGLIACQWAKALGAKLIGTVGSAQKADRAQQAGAWQTINYQHENISERVKELTGGKKVAVVYDSVGKETWEASLDCLQRRGLMVSFGNSSGPVTGVNLGILNQKGSLYVTRPSLNGYLTTRAEFDEACNELFSLIASGAIKVDVEENQKFALKDAVLAHKTLESRATQGSSLLIP, from the coding sequence ATGGCAACGCGCATCGAATTTAGCCAACACGGCGGGCCAGAAGTACTGAAAGCCGTTGAGTTTACGCCGAAAGATCCGGCAGAAAACGAAGTTCAGGTTGAGAACAAGGCTATTGGTATTAACTACATTGATACCTATATCCGCAGCGGGCTCTACCCGCCTCCGGCGCTACCGAGCGGGCTGGGCACCGAAGCCGCCGGCGTTATCAGCAAGGTCGGCAGCGGCGTCACTCACCTGAAAGTGGGCGATCGCGTTGTTTACGCGCAATCCGGTCTCGGCGCTTACAGCAGCGTACACAATGCGCCAGCCGATAAGGTCGCAAAACTCCCGGACGCAATCTCCTTCGAGCAGGCCGCGGCCTCGTTCCTGAAAGGGCTGACCGTGTTTTACCTGCTGCGTAAAACCTACGAAGTCAAAGCGAATGAAATTTTCCTGTTCCATGCGGCGGCCGGTGGTGTGGGCTTGATCGCCTGCCAGTGGGCGAAAGCGCTTGGAGCAAAACTGATTGGCACCGTGGGCTCGGCACAAAAAGCCGATCGCGCCCAGCAGGCTGGCGCCTGGCAGACCATTAACTATCAGCATGAAAACATCTCTGAGCGCGTCAAAGAGCTAACCGGCGGCAAGAAAGTTGCGGTGGTTTATGACTCGGTAGGGAAAGAGACCTGGGAAGCTTCGCTCGATTGCCTGCAGCGCCGTGGGCTGATGGTGAGCTTTGGCAACTCTTCCGGGCCGGTGACCGGCGTGAACCTGGGCATTCTGAACCAGAAAGGTTCGCTTTATGTGACGCGCCCTTCTCTTAATGGCTATCTCACCACCCGAGCGGAGTTCGATGAGGCCTGCAACGAGCTGTTTTCGCTGATCGCCAGCGGCGCAATAAAGGTGGATGTTGAAGAGAACCAGAAGTTTGCGCTTAAGGACGCGGTGCTCGCCCATAAGACGCTGGAAAGCCGGGCGACGCAGGGTTCAAGTTTGTTGATCCCATAA
- the dusA gene encoding tRNA dihydrouridine(20/20a) synthase DusA, with translation MSSQSNQTPFQPHRFSIAPMLDWTDRHCRYFLRQLSRHTLLYTEMVTTGAIIHGKGDYLAYSEDEHPIALQLGGSDPQALAHCAKLAEARGYDEINLNVGCPSDRVQNGRFGACLMGEAQLVADCIKAMRDVVSIPVTVKTRIGIDDQDSYEFLCDFIGTVAGKGECEMFIIHARKAWLSGLSPKENREIPPLDYPRVYQLKRDFPHLTMAINGGIKTLEEAKTHLQHLDGVMVGREAYQNPGLLTTVDREIFGADVVDSDSVAVVRAMYPYIERELANGTYLGHVTRHMLGLFQGIPGARQWRRYLSENAHKAGAGIDVVEHALSLVADKRQL, from the coding sequence ATGTCCTCACAAAGCAACCAGACTCCTTTCCAGCCGCACCGCTTCTCCATTGCACCGATGCTCGACTGGACCGACCGCCACTGTCGTTATTTCCTGCGTCAGCTGTCTCGCCACACGCTGTTGTACACCGAAATGGTGACCACCGGGGCGATCATTCACGGCAAAGGGGACTATCTGGCCTATAGCGAAGATGAGCATCCGATTGCGCTGCAGCTGGGCGGAAGTGACCCGCAGGCGCTGGCACATTGCGCGAAGCTTGCCGAAGCGCGCGGTTACGATGAAATCAATCTTAACGTTGGCTGTCCTTCCGATCGTGTGCAGAACGGGCGCTTTGGTGCCTGCCTGATGGGCGAAGCACAGCTGGTTGCCGACTGCATTAAAGCGATGCGCGACGTGGTTTCTATTCCGGTGACGGTGAAAACCCGCATCGGCATTGATGACCAGGACAGCTACGAATTTCTCTGCGATTTCATCGGCACGGTGGCAGGTAAGGGCGAATGCGAGATGTTCATCATCCACGCGCGTAAAGCCTGGCTTTCTGGCCTGAGCCCGAAAGAAAACCGTGAAATCCCGCCGCTGGATTACCCGCGGGTATATCAACTCAAGCGCGATTTCCCGCATCTGACGATGGCCATTAACGGCGGTATCAAAACGCTGGAAGAAGCCAAAACGCATCTTCAGCATCTGGACGGCGTGATGGTCGGGCGTGAGGCTTATCAAAACCCAGGCCTGCTGACCACGGTCGATCGTGAGATTTTCGGGGCTGATGTGGTGGACAGCGACTCTGTCGCCGTAGTGCGTGCGATGTACCCGTACATTGAACGCGAGCTGGCGAACGGGACTTATCTGGGCCATGTCACTCGCCATATGCTCGGCCTGTTCCAGGGCATTCCTGGGGCGCGACAGTGGCGTCGCTACTTAAGTGAGAACGCCCATAAAGCCGGGGCAGGCATTGACGTGGTTGAACATGCGCTGTCTTTGGTGGCCGATAAACGCCAGCTTTAG
- the dnaB gene encoding replicative DNA helicase, which yields MAGNKPFNKPKEPRDRQVEGLKMPPHSLEAEQSVLGGLMLDNERWDNVAERVVANDFFSRPHRMIFTEMQRLLEMSKPIDLITLSESLELQGQLESVGGFAYLAELSKNTPSAANISAYADIVRERAVVREMIAVANEIADAGYDPQGRNSEDLLDLAESRVFQIAENRANKDEGPKSIDQILEATVSRIESLYQTPHDGVTGVDTGYQDLNKKTAGLQRSDLIIVAARPSMGKTTFAMNLCENAAMTQDKPVLIFSLEMPGEQIMMRILASMSRVDQTKIRTGQLDDEDWARISSTMGILLEKRNMYIDDSSGLTPTEVRSRARRIYREHEGLSLIMIDYLQLMRVPSLSDNRTLEIAEISRSLKALAKELQVPVVALSQLNRSLEQRAEKRPVNSDLRESGSIEQDADLIMFIYRDEVYHENSDLKGIAEIIIGKQRNGPIGTVRLTFNGQWSRFDNYTGPQYDEE from the coding sequence ATGGCAGGAAATAAACCCTTCAACAAACCGAAAGAACCCCGCGACCGTCAGGTAGAAGGGCTGAAGATGCCGCCGCACTCGCTCGAGGCGGAGCAGTCGGTGTTGGGCGGTTTAATGCTGGATAACGAACGCTGGGACAACGTCGCCGAGCGCGTGGTTGCTAACGACTTCTTCAGCCGTCCGCACCGCATGATCTTCACCGAAATGCAGCGTCTGCTCGAAATGAGCAAACCCATCGACCTGATTACGCTTTCAGAATCTCTGGAACTTCAGGGGCAGCTCGAGAGCGTCGGTGGTTTTGCTTATCTCGCAGAGCTTTCTAAAAACACGCCAAGTGCGGCGAACATCAGCGCTTATGCCGATATCGTGCGCGAACGTGCAGTTGTGCGTGAAATGATTGCTGTTGCCAATGAAATCGCCGATGCCGGCTACGACCCGCAGGGACGTAACAGTGAAGATTTGCTGGATCTCGCCGAGTCCCGCGTCTTCCAGATTGCGGAAAACCGTGCCAACAAAGACGAAGGTCCGAAAAGTATCGACCAGATTCTTGAAGCCACGGTGTCGCGTATTGAGTCCCTCTACCAGACGCCGCACGACGGCGTCACGGGCGTGGATACCGGTTACCAGGATCTGAACAAGAAGACCGCTGGCCTCCAGCGCTCCGACCTGATAATCGTGGCGGCTCGTCCGTCGATGGGTAAAACCACCTTTGCGATGAACCTGTGTGAAAACGCCGCCATGACGCAGGACAAACCGGTGCTGATCTTCAGCCTTGAGATGCCCGGCGAGCAGATCATGATGCGTATACTGGCCTCCATGTCTCGCGTCGATCAGACTAAAATTCGTACCGGCCAGCTGGACGACGAGGACTGGGCGCGTATCTCCAGTACCATGGGTATCCTGCTGGAGAAGCGCAACATGTATATTGACGACTCCTCCGGCCTGACGCCGACCGAAGTTCGCTCCCGCGCCCGCCGTATTTATCGCGAGCATGAAGGCCTGAGCCTTATCATGATCGACTACCTGCAGCTTATGCGGGTGCCGTCCCTGTCCGACAACCGTACGCTTGAAATCGCCGAGATTTCTCGCTCGCTCAAGGCGCTGGCGAAAGAACTTCAGGTACCAGTTGTGGCGCTGTCGCAGCTTAACCGCTCCCTGGAGCAACGTGCTGAAAAACGCCCGGTTAACTCCGACCTGCGTGAATCCGGCTCCATCGAGCAGGATGCCGACTTGATCATGTTTATTTACCGCGACGAGGTTTACCACGAGAACAGCGACCTGAAAGGTATCGCGGAAATCATTATCGGTAAGCAGCGTAACGGCCCCATTGGCACCGTGCGCCTGACCTTTAACGGCCAGTGGTCGCGCTTTGACAACTACACCGGGCCGCAGTACGACGAAGAATAA